Proteins encoded in a region of the Paucibacter sediminis genome:
- a CDS encoding D-alanyl-D-alanine carboxypeptidase family protein — MIPRFHSAFPLPVVLASAFLVAAHTTALSAPHAKPRAAAHKPKAAAPAEPAMTTDANGQSVPVLANKAWVLMDFNTGQLLASSNPDEPLPPASLTKMMTSYLVEQALKSGKVKPNDPVTMSLSAWCRGGKEGDSCMFVPLNAQASLMDMLRGVVIASGNDASKALAEHIGGSEPGFVAMMNTEAKKLGMSKTQFANSAGLPDPNNKASARDLAVLAAAIIRNSAEYYPIYAERQFSYNGIKQGNRNALLYTDPTVDGLKTGHTDEAGYCLTASAKRNGMRLISVIMNADSKQARADQTRVLFNWGYANFEEATPAQAGATLASAKVTYGVAPTVNAGLAQPWTLVVPKGQAAAVKTAITLNPAVEAPIAKGAVIGKIVATANGKQLGEAPVVALADMERAGFFERLRQRVVGWFSK, encoded by the coding sequence ATGATTCCCCGCTTCCACTCCGCCTTCCCGCTTCCCGTCGTGCTTGCCAGCGCCTTCTTGGTCGCAGCGCACACGACGGCCCTCAGCGCCCCGCACGCCAAGCCGCGCGCCGCCGCGCACAAGCCAAAGGCCGCTGCCCCCGCCGAGCCCGCGATGACCACCGACGCCAACGGGCAGTCGGTGCCGGTCCTCGCCAACAAGGCCTGGGTGCTGATGGATTTCAATACCGGACAGCTGCTGGCCTCGTCGAACCCGGACGAGCCGCTGCCGCCGGCGTCCTTGACCAAGATGATGACCAGCTACCTAGTCGAGCAGGCGCTCAAGAGCGGCAAGGTCAAGCCCAACGATCCGGTCACCATGAGCCTCAGCGCCTGGTGCCGCGGTGGCAAGGAGGGTGACAGCTGCATGTTCGTGCCGCTCAACGCGCAGGCGTCCCTGATGGACATGCTGCGCGGCGTGGTCATCGCCAGCGGCAACGACGCCTCCAAGGCCTTGGCAGAGCACATCGGCGGCTCCGAGCCCGGCTTCGTGGCGATGATGAACACCGAGGCGAAGAAGCTGGGCATGAGCAAGACCCAATTCGCGAATTCGGCCGGCCTGCCCGACCCCAACAACAAGGCATCGGCACGCGACCTGGCCGTGCTGGCCGCCGCCATCATCCGCAACAGCGCCGAGTACTACCCCATCTATGCCGAGCGGCAGTTCAGCTACAACGGCATCAAGCAAGGCAACCGCAATGCGCTGCTGTACACCGACCCCACGGTCGACGGACTCAAGACCGGGCACACCGACGAAGCGGGCTACTGCCTGACCGCATCGGCCAAGCGCAACGGCATGCGCCTGATCTCGGTCATCATGAATGCCGACAGCAAGCAGGCCCGCGCCGACCAGACGCGCGTGCTGTTCAACTGGGGCTACGCGAACTTCGAGGAAGCGACACCCGCACAGGCAGGCGCGACGCTCGCCAGCGCCAAGGTCACCTACGGCGTGGCGCCCACCGTCAATGCAGGCCTTGCACAGCCCTGGACGCTGGTGGTTCCCAAGGGCCAGGCGGCCGCAGTCAAGACGGCCATCACGCTGAATCCGGCAGTCGAAGCGCCGATCGCCAAGGGCGCCGTGATCGGCAAGATCGTCGCCACGGCCAACGGAAAGCAACTCGGCGAGGCCCCCGTCGTCGCGCTCGCTGACATGGAGCGCGCAGGCTTCTTCGAGCGTTTGCGTCAGCGCGTTGTCGGCTGGTTCTCGAAGTAA
- a CDS encoding GNAT family N-acetyltransferase: protein MQPEIAAQLAAAIETPRLLLEPLCARHADAFFQPLQDDEALYRWISMAKPASLEALRAYWQRIEHSRMDPDAQFAWPIWAVRRKSDGHYLGRVDAEITDGLEASNFGFYFFSRYWGQGYASEAAAAAIEKLTARGVRRFVATVTVGNQASGRLLQRIGFQFTRILPGNDVIRGVVMDDEEYVRVVG from the coding sequence ATGCAGCCCGAGATCGCCGCCCAACTGGCAGCCGCCATCGAAACGCCCCGGCTCCTGCTGGAGCCGCTGTGCGCGCGCCATGCTGATGCGTTCTTCCAGCCGCTGCAGGACGACGAGGCCCTGTACCGCTGGATCTCCATGGCCAAGCCGGCCAGCCTGGAGGCCTTGCGCGCGTATTGGCAGCGCATCGAGCACAGCCGCATGGACCCCGACGCCCAGTTCGCATGGCCCATCTGGGCGGTGCGCCGCAAGTCCGATGGCCACTACCTCGGCCGCGTCGATGCCGAGATCACCGACGGACTGGAGGCCAGCAATTTCGGTTTCTATTTTTTCAGCCGCTACTGGGGCCAGGGCTACGCCAGCGAAGCCGCCGCAGCGGCGATTGAGAAGCTAACGGCGCGAGGCGTGCGCCGCTTTGTCGCCACCGTGACCGTAGGCAACCAGGCCTCGGGGCGGCTGCTGCAGAGAATTGGTTTTCAGTTCACACGCATCCTGCCGGGCAACGATGTGATCCGGGGGGTGGTGATGGATGACGAGGAGTATGTGAGGGTGGTGGGATAG
- a CDS encoding glutathione S-transferase, translated as MALLQAGQVFEAAEVSLRDKPASLLALSSKATVPVLHLPDGSVIEESWDIMRWALAAPDAQGWWARAQSPANLDLVQRNDGDFKRHLDRWKYPQRYANEMLTPDEHRDRALGVLLEPLEARLHKASYLGGATPCATDLAVLPFVRQFAAVEPGWFARLDLPSVRQWLDGWLVNPLFVACMHKLPTDGVNPFPPL; from the coding sequence ATGGCGTTGCTGCAAGCTGGACAGGTCTTCGAGGCAGCGGAGGTCAGCTTGCGCGACAAGCCGGCAAGCTTGCTGGCCTTGTCTTCCAAAGCTACGGTGCCGGTGCTGCACTTGCCCGATGGCAGCGTGATCGAGGAGAGTTGGGACATCATGCGCTGGGCGCTGGCAGCACCCGATGCACAGGGTTGGTGGGCGAGGGCGCAGTCGCCTGCAAACCTTGACCTTGTGCAGCGAAATGACGGCGATTTCAAGCGTCACCTGGACCGCTGGAAGTACCCCCAACGGTACGCAAATGAGATGCTCACTCCAGACGAACACCGCGACAGGGCACTGGGAGTGCTTCTAGAACCGCTTGAGGCACGGCTGCACAAGGCGTCCTACCTGGGAGGGGCAACGCCGTGCGCCACCGACTTGGCCGTGCTGCCCTTCGTTCGCCAGTTCGCCGCTGTGGAGCCGGGATGGTTTGCGAGGCTGGACTTGCCATCGGTACGGCAGTGGCTCGATGGATGGCTCGTCAACCCGCTGTTCGTTGCCTGCATGCACAAGTTGCCCACGGATGGCGTGAATCCCTTCCCGCCGCTCTAG
- a CDS encoding GreA/GreB family elongation factor, with translation MDKFLLQQQVLERLAEDLLQADEAARVAHETATHEENIAENKYDTLGLEAAYLAAGQARRAEAIRQAMANWRQFRPCAYDVDKGIQVGALVCLVDADDKQQQFLLGPAGGSMKLVNGTQVVQVISSEAPLGKAMLGKYEGDEVSIEGAPIRQQFEVLWVH, from the coding sequence ATGGATAAATTCTTGCTGCAACAGCAGGTTCTGGAGCGGCTTGCCGAAGACCTGCTGCAAGCCGACGAGGCCGCGCGGGTGGCGCATGAAACGGCAACACACGAAGAGAACATCGCCGAGAACAAGTACGACACGCTCGGTCTTGAAGCTGCCTATCTGGCCGCCGGCCAAGCTCGTCGCGCCGAAGCCATCCGCCAGGCGATGGCCAATTGGCGCCAATTCCGTCCATGTGCCTACGATGTCGACAAAGGCATTCAGGTTGGCGCGCTGGTTTGCCTCGTCGATGCCGACGACAAGCAGCAACAGTTCCTTCTCGGCCCGGCTGGAGGCAGCATGAAGTTGGTCAATGGCACTCAGGTCGTTCAGGTCATTAGCAGCGAAGCCCCCCTGGGCAAGGCCATGTTGGGCAAATACGAGGGTGATGAGGTGTCAATAGAGGGGGCGCCCATCCGACAGCAGTTCGAGGTGCTGTGGGTTCATTGA